In one Vibrio sp. VB16 genomic region, the following are encoded:
- the rplC gene encoding 50S ribosomal protein L3 → MIGLVGRKVGMTRVFTEEGVSIPVTVVEVEANRVSQVKTLDNDGYAAIQITAGTKKANRVTKPEAGHFAKAGVEAGRGLWEFRLENGEEFEVGAELNVELFNEIKKVDVTGTSKGKGFQGVIKRWNFSTQDMTHGNSLSHRAPGSIGQCQTPGRVFKGKKMAGHMGAERVTTQNLEIVRVDAERNLLLIKGAVPGSIGGNVIVKPAVKA, encoded by the coding sequence ATGATTGGTCTAGTCGGACGTAAAGTGGGTATGACCCGCGTATTTACCGAAGAAGGCGTTTCTATCCCAGTTACAGTTGTTGAAGTAGAAGCTAACCGTGTATCTCAAGTTAAAACACTTGATAACGACGGCTATGCAGCTATCCAAATTACTGCTGGTACTAAGAAAGCTAACCGTGTAACTAAACCAGAAGCTGGTCACTTTGCGAAAGCAGGTGTTGAAGCTGGTCGCGGTCTTTGGGAATTCCGTTTAGAAAACGGAGAAGAGTTTGAAGTTGGCGCTGAGCTAAATGTAGAACTATTCAATGAAATTAAAAAAGTAGACGTTACTGGTACATCTAAAGGTAAGGGCTTCCAAGGCGTAATTAAGCGTTGGAACTTCAGTACTCAAGATATGACTCACGGTAACTCTTTGTCTCACCGCGCACCGGGTTCAATTGGCCAATGTCAAACTCCAGGTCGTGTGTTTAAAGGCAAAAAAATGGCGGGTCACATGGGAGCTGAGCGTGTTACTACTCAAAACCTTGAGATCGTACGTGTTGACGCTGAGCGCAATCTGCTTCTTATTAAAGGTGCAGTACCAGGCTCAATCGGCGGCAACGTGATCGTAAAACCAGCTGTTAAAGCATAA
- the rplD gene encoding 50S ribosomal protein L4, which yields MELIVKGADALTVSETTFGREFNEALVHQVVVAFAAGARQGTRAQKTRSEVSGGGAKPWRQKGTGRARAGTIRSPIWRTGGVTFAAKPQDHSQKVNKKMYRGAMKSILSELVRQERLIVVDNFSVEAPKTKELVAKLKELELNDVLIVTGEVDENLFLAARNLYKVDARDVTAIDPVSLIAFDKVLITAEAVKQVEEMLA from the coding sequence ATGGAATTGATAGTTAAAGGTGCTGATGCACTAACTGTTTCCGAAACTACCTTCGGACGTGAGTTTAACGAAGCTCTTGTACATCAAGTAGTTGTTGCGTTTGCAGCAGGTGCTCGTCAAGGTACTCGTGCTCAAAAAACTCGTTCTGAAGTATCTGGCGGCGGAGCTAAGCCTTGGCGTCAAAAAGGTACTGGCCGTGCACGTGCTGGTACAATTCGTAGCCCAATCTGGCGTACAGGTGGTGTTACTTTTGCTGCGAAACCACAGGATCACAGCCAAAAAGTTAACAAAAAAATGTACCGCGGAGCTATGAAAAGCATTCTTTCTGAGCTTGTTCGTCAAGAGCGTTTAATCGTTGTTGATAACTTCTCAGTAGAAGCACCAAAAACTAAAGAGCTAGTAGCTAAGCTTAAAGAACTTGAGCTTAATGATGTTCTAATCGTAACTGGCGAAGTAGATGAAAATCTATTCTTAGCTGCTCGTAACCTTTATAAAGTTGATGCTCGTGACGTAACTGCGATTGATCCAGTAAGTCTTATAGCATTTGACAAGGTTCTTATAACTGCTGAAGCAGTTAAGCAAGTTGAGGAGATGCTGGCATGA
- the rplW gene encoding 50S ribosomal protein L23 has product MMTEERLLKVLRAPHISEKATMAAEKANTIVFKVAKDATKREIKAAVEKLFEVEVKTVNTLILKGKTKRQGQREGRRSDVKKAYVTLKEGQDLDFVGGAE; this is encoded by the coding sequence ATGATGACTGAAGAGCGTCTACTAAAAGTTCTACGTGCTCCACATATCTCTGAGAAAGCAACTATGGCTGCAGAGAAAGCGAATACTATCGTTTTCAAAGTAGCAAAAGATGCAACTAAAAGAGAAATCAAAGCAGCAGTAGAAAAGCTATTTGAAGTTGAAGTTAAGACTGTAAATACTCTTATTCTTAAGGGTAAGACCAAGCGTCAAGGTCAACGTGAAGGCCGTCGTTCAGACGTGAAAAAAGCCTACGTTACTTTGAAAGAAGGACAGGATCTTGACTTCGTTGGCGGTGCGGAATAA
- the rplB gene encoding 50S ribosomal protein L2 codes for MAIVKCKPTSPGRRHLVKVVNADLHKGKPYAPLLEKNSKNGGRNNNGRITVRHIGGGHKHHYRLIDFKRTKDGIPAKVERIEYDPNRSANIALVLYADGERRYIIAPKGIQAGDQLQSGVDAPIKAGNTLPMRNIPVGSTVHCVELKPGKGAQIARSAGAYAQIVARDGAYVTLRLRSGEMRKVLSEGRATVGEVGNSEHMLRELGKAGANRWRGVRPTVRGVVMNPVDHPHGGGEGRTSGGRHPVSPWGMPTKGFKTRKNKRTDKYIVRRRNK; via the coding sequence ATGGCTATTGTTAAATGTAAGCCGACTTCCCCTGGTCGTCGTCACTTAGTTAAAGTTGTTAACGCTGACCTTCACAAGGGTAAGCCATACGCTCCACTTTTAGAGAAAAACTCTAAAAATGGTGGTCGTAACAACAACGGTCGTATTACAGTACGTCACATCGGTGGTGGTCATAAACACCATTATCGTTTAATTGACTTTAAGCGTACTAAAGACGGTATCCCAGCGAAAGTTGAGCGTATCGAATACGATCCAAACCGTAGCGCAAACATTGCTCTAGTTCTGTACGCAGACGGCGAGCGTCGCTACATCATTGCACCAAAAGGCATCCAAGCGGGTGACCAATTACAATCTGGTGTTGATGCGCCTATCAAAGCAGGTAACACTCTGCCGATGCGCAACATCCCAGTAGGTTCTACAGTTCACTGTGTTGAATTGAAACCAGGTAAGGGTGCACAAATTGCTCGTTCTGCAGGTGCATACGCACAAATCGTCGCTCGCGACGGTGCATATGTAACTCTACGCCTACGTTCAGGTGAAATGCGCAAAGTTCTTTCTGAAGGCCGTGCTACGGTCGGTGAAGTTGGTAACTCTGAGCATATGCTACGTGAACTAGGTAAAGCTGGCGCAAATCGCTGGCGTGGTGTTCGTCCAACCGTTCGCGGTGTGGTAATGAACCCAGTCGATCACCCACATGGTGGTGGTGAAGGCCGTACTTCTGGTGGCCGTCACCCTGTTTCACCTTGGGGTATGCCTACTAAAGGCTTTAAGACACGTAAGAACAAGCGCACCGACAAGTACATTGTACGTCGTCGTAATAAATAA
- the rpsS gene encoding 30S ribosomal protein S19, producing the protein MPRSLKKGPFIDLHLLKKVEKAVESGDKKPIKTWSRRSMIIPTMIGLTIAVHNGRQHVPVFVTDEMIGHKLGEFAPTRTYRGHAADKKAKKK; encoded by the coding sequence ATGCCACGTTCTCTCAAGAAAGGTCCTTTTATTGACCTACACTTGCTGAAGAAGGTAGAGAAAGCGGTGGAAAGCGGAGACAAAAAGCCTATTAAGACTTGGTCCCGTCGCTCAATGATCATACCAACTATGATCGGTTTGACCATCGCTGTCCATAATGGTCGTCAGCACGTACCAGTATTTGTAACTGATGAAATGATCGGTCACAAACTGGGTGAATTTGCACCTACTCGTACTTATCGCGGCCATGCTGCAGATAAGAAAGCGAAAAAGAAATAG
- the rplV gene encoding 50S ribosomal protein L22, which translates to MEAIAKHNFARISPQKARLVADQIRGKTVDQALEILTFSNKKAAVLIKKVLESAIANAEHNEGADIDDLNVAKIFVDEGPIMKRIMPRAKGRADRILKRSSHISIVVAER; encoded by the coding sequence ATGGAAGCTATCGCTAAACATAACTTTGCCCGTATTTCGCCTCAAAAGGCTCGTTTAGTTGCAGACCAAATTCGCGGTAAAACTGTTGACCAAGCTCTAGAAATTCTAACGTTCAGCAACAAAAAAGCTGCTGTTCTTATTAAGAAAGTTCTAGAGTCAGCAATCGCAAATGCGGAACACAACGAAGGTGCGGACATTGACGATCTTAATGTCGCAAAAATCTTCGTAGATGAAGGTCCTATCATGAAGCGTATTATGCCTCGTGCTAAAGGCCGTGCCGATCGTATCTTGAAGCGTTCAAGCCACATCAGTATTGTTGTAGCAGAACGCTAG